One Cucurbita pepo subsp. pepo cultivar mu-cu-16 chromosome LG11, ASM280686v2, whole genome shotgun sequence DNA window includes the following coding sequences:
- the LOC111806058 gene encoding uncharacterized protein LOC111806058 codes for MQNAAVIFLSVLLSTAFHPALSLVDGYLPNGDFERGPKASDMNGTVVKGPYAIPEWEISGFVEYIKSGQKQGDMLLVVPEGAFAVRLGNEASIKQKVKVVKGLYYSITFSAARTCAQEERLNISVAPDWGVLPMQTLYNSNGWDLYAWAFQATSDEVAILIHNPGEEEDPACGPLIDAIAIKTLYPPKASNDNLVKNGDFEVGPYVFPNASSGVLVPPNIEDDHSPIPGWMVESLKAVKYIDSDHFSVPSGKRAVELVAGKESAIAQIVRTIPGKTYILSFVVGDASNSCEGSMVVEAFAGKNTLKVPYQSKGNGGSKPAALKFQAESTRTRIMFLSTFYTMRSDDFSSLCGPVLDKVRLLSVRNPKA; via the exons ATGCAGAACGCCGCCGTCATCTTCTTGTCGGTGCTTCTCTCCACCGCCTTCCATCCCGCTCTCAGCCTCGTCGACG GGTATTTGCCAAATGGGGATTTCGAGAGAGGTCCAAAGGCGTCGGACATGAACGGGACGGTGGTGAAAGGGCCATATGCAATACCGGAATGGGAGATTTCAGGTTTCGTGGAGTACATAAAGTCAGGGCAGAAACAAGGCGACATGTTGCTGGTAGTGCCGGAGGGGGCGTTCGCCGTCCGGCTAGGGAACGAGGCGTCGATCAAGCAGAAGGTCAAAGTAGTGAAAGGGCTTTACTATTCCATCACGTTCAGCGCCGCTCGAACCTGCGCTCAAGAGGAGCGCCTCAACATCTCTGTTGCGCCCGACTGGGGTGTCCTGCCGATGCAAACTCTGTACAACAGCAATGGCTGGGACTTGTACGCTTGGGCCTTCCAAGCCACCTCCGACGAGGTAGCTATTCTCATCCATAACCCCGGCGAGGAGGAAGACCCCGCCTGTGGCCCTCTCATCGACGCCATTGCCATTAAAACCCTCTACCCTCCCAAGGCCTCCAATG ATAATCTGGTGAAGAATGGGGATTTCGAAGTCGGCCCATACGTGTTCCCAAACGCGTCGTCAGGCGTTTTGGTCCCACCGAACATCGAAGACGACCACTCTCCGATCCCCGGCTGGATGGTTGAATCTCTCAAAGCTGTCAAATACATCGATTCCGACCACTTCTCCGTCCCAAGCGGGAAGCGCGCCGTCGAGCTCGTCGCCGGAAAAGAAAGCGCGATAGCTCAGATCGTCCGTACGATTCCGGGAAAAACCTACATCCTGTCGTTCGTCGTCGGCGATGCGAGCAACTCGTGTGAAGGATCCATGGTGGTTGAAGCGTTCGCCGGAAAGAATACACTGAAAGTGCCGTACCAGTCGAAAGGAAACGGCGGATCGAAACCAGCGGCGCTAAAATTCCAGGCGGAGTCGACGAGGACGCGGATTATGTTCCTGAGCACATTTTACACCATGCGAAGCGATGATTTCTCGTCGCTGTGCGGGCCGGTGCTCGATAAGGTGAGATTGTTGAGCGTTCGAAACCCTAAGGCGtga
- the LOC111804998 gene encoding probable boron transporter 7: MGAPFEGIANDFKGRIACYKQDWVCALCSGVRILAPTMYIFFASALPVIAFGEQLSRDTGGSLSTVEALASTALCGIIHSIFGGQPLLILGVAEPTVIMYIYLYNFCTGRPELGGKLFLAWAGWVCIWTGFFLILLAIFNACAVITKFTRVAGELFGMLIAVLFFQEAIKGLISEFNIPKSENPEEVKYQFQWLYTNGLLAIIFSVGLLFTALKSRHARSWKYGTGWFRSFIADYGVPLMVVCWTALSYGVPSKVPDGVPRRLFCPLPWEPASLYHWTVVKDMGKVPPTYIFAACLPAVMIAGLYFFDHSVASQLAQQKEFNLQKPPAYHYDVLLLGIMTLICGLLGLPPSNGVLPQSPMHTKSLAVLKRQLIRRKMVKSAKECIKQKASNSEIYGKMQAVFIEMDTSPTPKELETLTKAVMNADDGNQDGKFDAEKNIDPYLPVRVNEQRMSNLLQSFLVALTLLAIPIMKMIPTSVLWGYFAYMAIDSLPGNQFWERMLLLFITPGRRFKVLEGSHLSIVESVPFKIIASFTLLQLAYFLLCFGVTWIPVAGIMFPLPFFLLISIREHVLPKFFQHSHLQELDASEYEEIAGARRRAKNLKNLNIPEKERPDTIVEENNEEYYDAEILDEMTTHRGELKLRTVSHNEERFLQIHPEDSLQRQ, from the exons ATGGGGGCTCCATTCGAGGGAATAGCAAATGATTTCAAGGGGAGGATAGCATGCTACAAACAGGATTGGGTTTGTGCACTATGTTCAGGCGTCAG GATTTTAGCTCCCACTATGTACATTTTCTTCGCCTCTGCTCTTCCTGTTATCGCCTTTGGAGAGCAACTTAGTAGGGATACAG GTGGAAGTTTGAGCACAGTGGAAGCATTAGCCTCAACTGCGCTGTGTGGAATTATCCACTCAATATTTGGGGGGCAGCCTTTGCTGATTTTAGGAGTGGCAGAACCAACAGTTATAATGTACATTTACCTGTACAATTTCTGCACAGGCAGGCCGGAGTTAGGGGGCAAGCTCTTTTTAGCCTGGGCTGGATG GGTGTGCATCTGGACAGGATTCTTCCTGATTCTCCTCGCAATCTTCAATGCTTGCGCTGTCATCACCAAATTTACAAGAGTTGCGGGGGAATTATTTGGCATGCTTATTGCTGTTCTTTTCTTCCAAGAGGCAATAAAg GGATTGATCAGCGAGTTCAATATTCCCAAGTCAGAAAATCCAGAGGAAGTGAAGTACCAATTTCAATGGTTGTATACAAATGGATTGCTTGCTATCATTTTTTCTGTGGGTTTACTCTTCACAGCCTTGAAAAGCAGACATGCTAGATCATGGAAATATGGCACTG GCTGGTTTCGGAGTTTCATTGCGGACTATGGGGTTCCACTTATGGTCGTGTGTTGGACAGCATTGTCTTATGGAGTTCCCAGCAAAGTTCCAGATGGAGTTCCAAGGAGACTCTTTTGTCCATTACCTTGGGAACCAGCCTCATTGTACCACTGGACTGTAGTGAAG GACATGGGGAAGGTTCCGCCGACTTACATCTTTGCTGCTTGTCTGCCAGCCGTGATGATAGCAGGTCTATACTTTTTTGACCATAGTGTTGCATCACAATTGGCGCAACAGAAAGAGTTTAATCTTCAAAAGCCACCTGCATATCATTATGATGTCCTCTTGCTTGGGATTATG ACTTTGATTTGTGGATTGCTTGGATTACCTCCTTCTAATGGTGTTCTCCCACAGTCCCCAATGCACACCAAGAGTCTGGCAGTGCTTAAACGGCAG CTAATTCGAAGAAAAATGGTTAAGAGTGCAAAAGAATGTATCAAACAAAAAGCTAGCAACTCTGAAATTTATGGAAAGATGCAGGCTGTGTTCATTGAAATGGACACATCTCCAACT CCTAAAGAGCTAGAAACCTTGACGAAGGCAGTGATGAATGCCGATGATGGTAATCAGGACGGAAAATTCGATGCTGAGAAAAATATAGATCCTTATTTGCCTGTTCGTGTGAATGAGCAAAGGATGAGCAACTTGCTGCAGTCTTTCCTTGTTGCCTTGACATTACTTGCTATCCctataatgaaaatgatacCCACTTCTGTTCTGTGGGGATACTTTGCTTATATGGCCATTGATAGTCTCCCAGGAAATCAGTTCTGGGAAAGGATGTTATTGCTCTTCATTACACCCGGTCGGCGTTTCAA GGTCTTGGAGGGGTCTCATTTATCCATCGTTGAATCTGTGCCATTCAAGATCATCGCTTCATTTACCCTCCTTCAGTTAGCATATTTCTTGCTGTGCTTTGGTGTAACATGGATACCTGTAGCTGGAATCATGTTCCCACTTCCATTTTTCCTCCTCATTAGCATAAGAGAGCATGTGCTCCCCAAGTTCTTCCAGCATAGCCATCTTCAAGAGCTCGATGCTTCAGAGTACGAGGAGATTGCCGGTGCTCGACGTCGTGCCAAGAATCTCAAGAATCTCAACATTCCG GAAAAGGAACGACCTGATACAATTGTGGAAGAAAATAACGAAGAATACTATGATGCGGAGATATTAGATGAGATGACAACTCATAGAGGAGAGTTGAAGCTTAGGACTGTAAGTCACAACGAAGAACGGTTCCTGCAG ATTCATCCTGAAGATTCCCTTCAAAGACAATGA
- the LOC111804972 gene encoding N-alpha-acetyltransferase 50-like, with protein sequence MVAGREVPISLDEVRDKNLMQLKKLNTALFPVRYNEKYYADVLASGDFTKLAYYSDICVGSIACRLEKKEHGSVRVYIMTLGVLAPYRGLGIGSKLLNHVLDLCSKQNIPEIYLHVQTNNDDAIKFYTKFGFEITETIQNYYANITPPDCYVLTKLITQTQTKK encoded by the exons ATGGTGGCGGGGCGCGAAGTACCAATTTCGCTCGACGAAGTGAGGGATAAGAACTTGATGCAGCTCAAGAAGCTCAATACAGCCCTCTTCCCTGTTCGCTATAACGAGAAGTATTACGCCGATGTCCTTGCCTCCGGCGACTTCACTAAGCTAG CATACTACAGTGACATATGTGTTGGGTCCATTGCATGTCGTcttgagaagaaagaacatgGATCTGTTCGTGTCTACATCATGACCCTGGGTGTTCTAGCACCGTACCGTGGACTAGGCATCG GTAGTAAACTGTTAAATCACGTTCTTGATCTCTGCTCAAAGCAAAACATTCCTGAAATCTATTTGCATGTTCAGACGAATAATGATGACGCCATCAAATTCTATACGAAATTCGGGTTTGAGATTACAGAAACCATTCAGAACTATTACGCAAACATTACCCCGCCAGATTGCTATGTTCTTACCAAGTTAATCACTCAAACTCAGACCAAGAAGTAA
- the LOC111805653 gene encoding epoxide hydrolase 4-like: MWPSFLSLVSLYDGYLRRCFTAAGLTQQAIDIDAETTLSFWGPKLSKSNAKPSLLLLHGFGPMAIWQWRPQVQFLADDFDVYVPDLVFFGGSTTKSAERTEVFQAISIGKLLEKIGVKKYSVMGTSYGGFVAYHMARIWPERIEKVVIASSGVNMRRKDNDAMLKRANVENIDEFLLPMTAEQLRTLMKLAVFKGVGRRMPDFFLNDFIHKLYMEKRKEKIELLKSLTLGREDTIDLSPLFQEVLIIWGDHDQLFPLEMAKELKEILGEKTRLEVMKETSHVPQIEAPAEFNRVAKSFLCGL; the protein is encoded by the exons ATGTGGCCGTCGTTTCTCAGCCTCGTATCCTTGTACGACGGGTATCTCCGCCGCTGCTTCACCGCCGCAGGCCTTACGCAGCAAGCCATCGACATCGACGCCGAAACGACTCTTTCATTTTGGGGCCCTAAGCTCAGTAAATCCAACGCGAAACcctccctcctcctcctccacggCTTCGGCCCGATGGCGATTTGGCAATGGCGTCCACAAGTCCAATTCCTCGCCGATGATTTCGACGTCTACGTTCCCGATCTCGTCTTCTTCGGCGGTTCGACGACCAAATCAGCGGAGAGGACTGAGGTTTTTCAGGCGATCTCGATCGGAAAGCTTCTGGAGAAGATCGGAGTGAAGAAATACTCGGTGATGGGAACGAGCTACGGCGGATTCGTGGCGTATCATATGGCGAGGATTTGGCCGGAGAGGATCGAGAAAGTTGTAATCGCGAGCTCCGGCGTTAATATGAGACGGAAAGATAACGACGCGATGTTGAAAAGAGCTAACGTGGAGAATATCGATGAATTTTTGCTGCCGATGACGGCGGAACAGTTACGGACGTTAATGAAGCTTGCTGTATTCAAGGGAGTGGGCAGACGGATGCCGGACTTCTTCTTGAACGATTTCATCCAT AAATTGTACATGGAAAAGAGGAAGGAAAAGATCGAACTCCTCAAGTCGCTCACGCTCGGGCGGGAAGATACCATCGACCTCTCTCCACTCTTTCAG GAGGTATTGATAATATGGGGAGATCATGACCAGTTATTTCCCTTGGAAATGGCTAAGGAGCTGAAAGa GATTCTCGGGGAAAAGACAAGGCTGGAGGTGATGAAGGAGACCTCGCACGTGCCGCAGATTGAGGCTCCTGCAGAATTCAACCGTGTGGCCAAGAGTTTCTTGTGTGGGCtctga
- the LOC111806162 gene encoding uncharacterized protein LOC111806162: MSIALESNSRIPPSVFSQGVLPSYCSVLNTTGVIPVVRRDAVVGDVVAPAEVVDRCSSSSSSSIGENSDFSVRSVNDDDGEDNEAESSYKESLGMESLEEVLPIRRGISNFYNGKSKSFTSLGDASSTSSIKDIAKPENAFSRKRRNLLASNLIAGGISKRPIISSRGSSLALAVFMSSSERQSGEDLNSRLSPTIRPPLHPKGRASRSNSGSAVPLLCKFPTWRSYSLANIQ; encoded by the exons ATGTCAATTGCTTTGGAGAGCAATAGCAGGATTCCGCCGTCCGTTTTCTCGCAAGGTGTTTTGCCGTCGTACTGCTCCGTCTTGAATACGACGGGAGTAATTCCGGTAGTTCGACGAGATGCTGTTGTTGGTGATGTGGTGGCGCCGGCGGAGGTGGTGGATAGATGTAGTTCGTCTTCATCTTCGTCGATCGGAGAAAATAGTGATTTCTCTGTTAGATCGgtgaatgatgatgatggagaGGATAATGAGGCGGAAAGTTCGTATAAAGAATCTCTAGGAATGGAATCGTTGGAGGAAGTTTTGCCTATCAG GAGaggaatttcaaatttctacaACGGAAAATCGAAATCCTTCACGAGCCTGGGAGACGCTTCCTCTACTTCGTCCATAAAAGACATAGCGAAACCTGAAAACGCCTTCTCTCGGAAACGGAGAAATCTTCTTGCATCTAATCTAATCGCCGGCGGCATATCAAAGCGGCCGATCATTAGTTCACGTGGAAGCTCGTTAGCGTTGGCCGTGTTCATGAGCAGTTCTGAAAGGCAAAGCGGCGAGGATCTGAATTCGAGATTGTCTCCGACGATTCGTCCTCCATTGCACCCCAAGGGACGAGCATCTCGTAGCAATTCAGGTTCCGCAGTTCCTCTTCTCTGTAAATTTCCCACTTGGCGATCATACTCCTTGGCCAATATACAGTAG
- the LOC111805914 gene encoding ammonium transporter 3 member 1-like: MSLIVPLPPNLLPDPANPEWMSKGDNAWQMTAATLVGLQSVPGLIILYGGAVKKKWAINSAFMALYAFACVLVCWVGWGYRLSFGDKLLPFWGKLNVALDQQFLLEQAFSGKLPSATMVFFQFVFAAITLVLIAGALLGRMNFYAWMLFVPLWLTFSYTFVAFSIWSPNGFFFKMGLIDYSGGYVIHLSSGVAGFTAAYWVGPRLSKDRESFPPNNILLMLAGAGLLWMGWTGFNGGDPYAANIDASLAVLNTHVCTATSLLTWLIFDIIFFRKPSVIGAVQGMITGLVCITPAAGVVQGWAAIIMGLLSGSIPWFTMMVVHKKSAILQKVDDTMAVFHTHAIAGSLGGILSGIFAEPRLNFVYYGAYNKYVGLFYGFNSKQVKLGFRQLGVQLLGILFVTLINIIVTSLICVLLQYIVPLRMSEEDMAIGDEAAHGEEAYAIWGQGEKMDSSKYDIEVPVVAKHRHAGHVEMA, translated from the exons ATGAGCCTGATCGTCCCACTGCCACCAAACCTCCTCCCAGATCCGGCGAACCCGGAATGGATGAGCAAAGGCGACAACGCCTGGCAGATGACGGCGGCGACATTGGTGGGGCTGCAAAGCGTGCCAGGTCTGATAATCCTATACGGCGGGGcagtgaagaagaaatgggcCATAAACTCAGCCTTCATGGCGCTGTACGCCTTTGCGTGCGTGCTGGTGTGTTGGGTGGGGTGGGGGTACCGGCTGTCGTTTGGGGATAAGTTGCTGCCGTTTTGGGGGAAGCTGAATGTGGCGTTGGACCAGCAGTTTCTGCTGGAACAGGCGTTCAGTGGGAAGCTGCCGTCGGCGACAATGGTGTTCTTTCAATTCGTATTTGCGGCGATTACTCTGGTTTTGATTGCAGGGGCGCTGCTTGGGCGGATGAACTTCTACGCTTGGATGCTGTTCGTGCCGCTTTGGCTTACGTTTTCGTATACGTTTGTGGCGTTTAGTATTTGGAGTCCGAatggttttttctttaagaTGGGACTCATTGATTACTCTGGTGGCTACGTCATTCATTTGTCCTCTGGCGTTGCCGGCTTCACCGCTGCATATTGG GTTGGGCCACGGCTGTCCAAAGACCGAGAAAGCTTCCCTCCAAACAACATTCTTCTAATGCTGGCCGGAGCAGGGCTGCTGTGGATGGGCTGGACCGGGTTCAACGGCGGAGACCCATACGCCGCCAACATCGACGCCTCACTGGCAGTTCTCAACACCCACGTGTGCACCGCCACCAGCCTCCTCACTTGGCTCATCTTCGACATAATCTTCTTCCGAAAGCCCTCCGTCATCGGCGCCGTCCAGGGCATGATCACCGGCCTAGTTTGCATCACCCCCGCCGCAG GAGTTGTTCAAGGATGGGCGGCGATTATAATGGGCTTGCTATCCGGATCCATCCCATGGTTCACAATGATGGTGGTTCACAAGAAATCCGCCATCCTCCAAAAAGTGGACGACACAATGGCCGTGTTCCACACCCACGCCATCGCCGGCAGCCTCGGCGGCATTTTAAGCGGCATCTTCGCCGAGCCACGCCTCAACTTCGTCTACTACGGCGCCTACAACAAGTACGTTGGCCTTTTCTACGGCTTCAACTCAAAGCAAGTCAAGCTCGGCTTCCGCCAACTCGGCGTCCAGCTCCTTGGTATCCTCTTCGTCACCCTCATAAACATTATCGTCACTAGCCTTATATGCGTCCTCCTCCAATACATCGTGCCACTCCGAATGTCCGAGGAGGACATGGCCATCGGCGACGAGGCCGCCCACGGCGAAGAGGCCTATGCTATTTGGGGCCAGGGCGAGAAGATGGACTCTTCTAAGTACGATATTGAAGTCCCCGTTGTGGCCAAGCATAGGCATGCAGGCCATGTTGAAATGGCATGA
- the LOC111806142 gene encoding V-type proton ATPase subunit c''1-like, which yields MSTAVLVARSSSWSRALINISPYTFSAVGIAIAIGVSVLGAAWGIYITGSSLIGAAIKAPRITSKNLISVIFCEAVAIYGVIVAIILQTKLESVSSSQIYAPESLRAGYAIFASGIIVGFANLVCGLCVGIIGSSCALSDAQNSSLFVKILVIEIFGSALGLFGVIVGIIMSAQASWPAKTG from the exons ATGTCGACCGCCGTCTTGGTCGCACGCTCTAGCTCCTGGTCTCGTGCTCTCATCAACATCTCTCCGTACACCTTCTCTGCCGTTGGCATCGCCATCGCCATCGGCGTTTCCGTCCTCGGCGCCGCCTG GGGGATTTACATCACGGGAAGCAGTTTGATTGGTGCGGCGATCAAAGCTCCTCGTATTACTTCCAAGAACTTGATTAG CGTAATTTTCTGTGAAGCTGTTGCTATATACGGTGTTATTGTTGCCATTATCTTACAGACCAAGTTAGAGAGTGTGTCATCATCTCAAATCTATGCCCCTGAGTCTCTAAGAGCAGGATATGCAATTTTTGCATCTGGAATCATAGTTGGCTTTGCTAACCTTGTCTGCGG GCTGTGTGTGGGAATCATTGGAAGCAGCTGTGCATTATCAGATGCCCAAAACTCCTCCCTCTTCGTGAAGATTCTTGTAATCGAGATCTTCGGCAGTGCACTTGGGTTGTTCGGAGTGATCGTCGGGATAATTATGTCAGCTCAAGCCTCTTGGCCTGCAAAGACAGGTTGA
- the LOC111805775 gene encoding EG45-like domain containing protein, giving the protein MSNPLFLSGFLFTVFFAAHLFQFCHGDLGTATFYTAPYLPAACAGKDTSVFPASNLFAAAGEGIWEKGAACGRQYQVRCFSADVPKSCVPDQIIQVTIVDRAISTVTKPARGDTTMVLSTTAYKSIVQGSVSLVNIEFREV; this is encoded by the exons ATGTCGAATCCTCTGTTCCTCTCTGGATTCCTTTTCACCGTCTTCTTCGCCGCTCACCTCTTCCAATTCTGTCATGGAGACCTCGGCACCGCCACATTTTACACCGCTCCTTATCTAC CCGCCGCCTGTGCCGGAAAAGACACCTCGGTGTTTCCGGCGAGCAACCTGTTCGCGGCGGCCGGAGAAGGAATATGGGAGAAGGGAGCGGCATGTGGAAGACAGTACCAAGTGAGGTGCTTCTCTGCCGATGTGCCGAAGTCGTGCGTTCCAGATCAGATTATTCAGGTGACCATCGTGGATCGTGCGATTTCGACGGTGACGAAGCCGGCGAGAGGGGATACGACGATGGTGTTGTCGACGACGGCGTATAAATCCATTGTTCAAGGATCTGTGTCGCTCGTGAACATTGAATTTCGGGA GGTTTGA